TTGCTCACATCCAAAAATATCTTGCACCAAACATCTGGTGATTGCTAATCTTATATATAGCATATGaaatcatattaaatattttttgatcTTTTCATCACAATATTATCATAATAGCTCTGGTGAAAACTCTAATAATAAGCCTAATAAAGATGGCACTCATTTTCCACCACAGTTGAAACCATGGCAAACAGAGAGGACAATGATGAGGATCAATGCAATCAGTATTCCTAGAACAATCAGCTTGATCTTCATGTTTTGTAGCCACATTTTTCTACGGATTTTCGTCCCAGTATTCCGGAAGTCTTGAGCCTGTAAAGAATCATTTTTCAGGAGGTTGTAAACATTAAATTGTGTAGCTATAGATGAAACAGGACAAAAGCATGTCAAGTTTAGCAGATCTCTCTTATATTGTACTTCCATCATTCCTTCTCACGTTTTTCTTTGCCAAAATAACAAATTAAGGATTAAAACTCCTGTAGTAGATAATTCGTTATGTTGAAGACTGCTAGCCTAACCTGATATCTCAATGCCATCAATACAAACAACAAATTTCTTGAAGTTATTACATGCTTAAATTTGTGTGGATATCCGACTGATATATTTAAGAGAGAGAGAGTCACCGACCTGCTGATGAAGATTCTCTGTTTTATCCACTAGCAGCTCTATCTTTTCCCCTCTATCCAACACCTGTATGAAGGAAATTAGTAAGAATTACCAAAAGCATGCGTGTGGTAAATTGGTTGATTaccaaaattattttcataaattaatatGGGAAAATTGCAATTTGCCTGAAGCATTGCAGGGTGGCAACAGCAGCTAAAAGCCTACcagaaaatgtgaaatttgaagAGCCAACTAGATAGTTCCATAGTGACATAGGATACATATTCACATTTGTCAAAACCAACAAATAATTGAAAGTGCTTAAAAATTTTGATCCCCCATAAATTTCATACAGACCCTTAAGATTTAAAAGTGGAAGTACTATAGGAAATTAAGTATTATCATAAAACTACTAACATGATTAAAGCTGTAGTTCACTATCACCGCATACTAAACATCAGCTTAAGAGCAAATGAATGGTAAACCCATAAAAAGAGAGAGCACCAGCTTATATCATCTACTCTAGTGTTATTCCATCCATTTACAAATAGCTGACATAACAATAGAAGCATAATAGATGTACAACCAACAAAGCATATCTACCTTCTCTATGTTCTCCATCATAACACCTTTGACTTCAGAAACCTGAGATTTGATCTTAGCAAGCTTGCTTATTTCTTCAGGATGCTCAACACAGTACTGCATATGTTCTTTTAGTTTTGGCCTGCATTTAATAGCACGTAATACatgcaacaacaacaataattaaAACCCTCACTACCACtccaattaattattttaacgaTTCTAGTCGGAGAAAGATACCCAAATTCCTTGTTCAGGCTGTTGGCAGGAGCAGTAGCAGCCTTTCCACTACCATATTTTGACACAAAGTCCTCCTTGACACGCTCCAAAAAAGCAATCGGTACTTGGCTTCCAGCTGATTCATCTGCAACAACACAATATGCTGCAATATCGAAAAATCAGCCAATCAATCAACAATATAGGAAAAGGAGCAGTCAACGAGAATGACAATTACAGTAAAAGGTTCTGAAATAGACAAATACCAATCCCTCTTCCCCTTTTCTGCTTCACCATAATAAAGCCTCGTTTACTAAGCAGTCAATCTGAGTACTTTCAAATGCTATAATGCACAATAACCAGAGCTGAACTTAATTAAAAGTAAAGCAACAAAACCAAATCCAAACTTATCCCTCTAGGTAGTGAAATCCAATggggaaaaaaaaaaccaaatccaAGCTTCACTTGCATTTCGCTTTTGCACTCAATTCCGAAAGACCCTAAACTCTAAAAATGAAGAACCCGAAATTTAAATTCCTTGAAtaagaatagaaaaagagaacTTAACTGTAGCCATTGTCAACAAGGTAATTGAAGGTGTGGCCATCACAGTTGTAAGTGAACTTGTTGTTGGAAGAAGGAAGCTTTTGGAGGCATTGAAAAGCTATGGAATTGAAATTACCACTGAATTCAGTATATTCTGCTAAGATAACTTCCCCACGAGATACAAATGCAT
The sequence above is drawn from the Gossypium hirsutum isolate 1008001.06 chromosome A05, Gossypium_hirsutum_v2.1, whole genome shotgun sequence genome and encodes:
- the LOC107958423 gene encoding vesicle-associated membrane protein 721 isoform X1, with translation MVHKSLIYAFVSRGEVILAEYTEFSGNFNSIAFQCLQKLPSSNNKFTYNCDGHTFNYLVDNGYTYCVVADESAGSQVPIAFLERVKEDFVSKYGSGKAATAPANSLNKEFGPKLKEHMQYCVEHPEEISKLAKIKSQVSEVKGVMMENIEKVLDRGEKIELLVDKTENLHQQAQDFRNTGTKIRRKMWLQNMKIKLIVLGILIALILIIVLSVCHGFNCGGK
- the LOC107958423 gene encoding vesicle-associated membrane protein 722 isoform X2, whose protein sequence is MVHKSLIYAFVSRGEVILAEYTEFSGNFNSIAFQCLQKLPSSNNKFTYNCDGHTFNYLVDNGYTYCVVADESAGSQVPIAFLERVKEDFVSKYGSGKAATAPANSLNKEFGPKLKEHMQYCVEHPEEISKLAKIKSQVSEVKGVMMENIEKVLDRGEKIELLVDKTENLHQQDSPPAFEY